In Bacillus sp. FJAT-45037, the following are encoded in one genomic region:
- the prfB gene encoding peptide chain release factor 2 (programmed frameshift) yields the protein MELVEVKQELAAMAKRLTDFRGSLDLEAKQERIAELDEFMTDPEFWNDQESAQTVINESNALKEHVNTFLRLEEEHENLEVSYELVKEEEDSGLEEELDTGFKALLEEINAFELQLLLSEPYDKNNAILELHPGAGGTESQDWASMLLRMYTRWSERRGFKVETMDYLPGDEAGVKSVTLLIKGHNAYGYLKAEKGVHRLVRISPFDSSGRRHTSFVSCEIMPELDDTVEIDIRTEDLKVDTYRASGAGGQHINTTDSAIRITHLPTNTVVTCQSERSQIKNRDHAMKMLKSKLYQLEIEKQQQELADIRGEQKEIGWGSQIRSYVFHPYSMVKDHRTNFEIGNTNAVMDGELDGFINAYLRSFLKM from the exons ATGGAATTAGTAGAAGTGAAGCAAGAATTAGCAGCAATGGCCAAGCGATTAACGGACTTTAGGGGGTCTCTT GACTTAGAGGCTAAGCAAGAACGGATCGCGGAGTTGGATGAATTTATGACAGATCCAGAATTTTGGAACGATCAAGAATCCGCTCAAACAGTAATCAATGAATCGAACGCTTTAAAGGAGCATGTAAATACCTTCTTAAGGCTAGAAGAAGAACACGAAAACTTAGAAGTCTCGTATGAACTAGTGAAAGAAGAAGAGGACTCAGGTCTTGAAGAAGAACTAGATACAGGGTTTAAAGCGTTACTAGAGGAGATCAATGCATTTGAACTACAGCTTCTTTTAAGTGAGCCGTACGACAAGAACAATGCGATCTTAGAGCTGCATCCTGGTGCTGGAGGAACAGAATCTCAAGACTGGGCGTCGATGCTACTACGCATGTACACGCGCTGGTCAGAGCGTCGCGGCTTTAAAGTCGAGACGATGGATTACTTACCAGGCGATGAAGCGGGTGTGAAAAGTGTCACGCTACTCATTAAAGGACATAATGCGTACGGGTATTTAAAAGCGGAAAAAGGGGTTCACCGCCTCGTTCGTATTTCACCTTTTGATTCCTCCGGTCGCAGACATACATCGTTTGTATCGTGTGAAATTATGCCAGAATTAGATGATACCGTCGAAATTGACATTCGTACCGAAGATTTAAAGGTCGATACGTATCGTGCAAGTGGCGCTGGTGGTCAGCATATTAATACGACCGACTCGGCGATTCGCATTACTCATTTACCGACAAATACGGTCGTTACGTGTCAAAGTGAACGGTCTCAGATTAAAAACCGTGACCATGCGATGAAGATGTTAAAGTCAAAGCTTTATCAACTAGAGATCGAAAAGCAACAACAAGAACTAGCGGACATACGTGGCGAACAAAAAGAGATCGGTTGGGGCTCGCAAATTCGCTCGTATGTGTTCCATCCTTATAGTATGGTGAAAGATCACCGCACAAACTTTGAGATCGGAAACACAAATGCCGTCATGGACGGAGAACTAGACGGATTTATAAATGCGTATCTACGTTCATTCTTGAAAAT